Proteins encoded in a region of the Zea mays cultivar B73 chromosome 4, Zm-B73-REFERENCE-NAM-5.0, whole genome shotgun sequence genome:
- the LOC100276256 gene encoding uncharacterized protein isoform X1 — protein MQMSTDPNHYGVFPHSFCNQHVVSFQTSSVTSVSGAIPVCLDTSSGMNGNMAMLNTTTSTIVSTGSPNMSAEFSCQNLKYTAPLAVEWSYPELQLLNDGLNKYANEPGIMKYIKIAATLPDKTVRDVAMRCQWMAARKEATRRRKPEEHYLGKKIKDRKDKMAEPSSWGTNPPVQTEMRCSSSMPANAKHNGFLSADSQIDHGMLNILEENAKLLNQIEVNILTSQAHNNIELFHHARRNINGLLQSMSQIPGIMSKMPPLPISVDERLASCILPRAPMAQVLGSSHLKEERRVW, from the exons ATGCAGATGTCAACAGATCCTAATCACTACGGGGTATTTCCACATTCATTCTGCAACCAACATGTGGTTTCATTTCAGACGAGTTCAGTTACTAGTGTATCAGGAGCCATACCAGTTTGTCTAGACACTTCCAGTGGAATGAATGGCAATATGGCGATGTTGAACACTACAACTTCAACGATTGTATCCACTGGTTCACCAAACATGAGTGCTGAGTTTTCTTGCCAGAACCTCAAGTATACTGCACCGTTGGCTGTGGAGTGGTCCTATCCGGAGCTGCAATTGTTGAATGATGGCCTCAACAA GTATGCAAATGAACCAGGAATCATGAAGTACATAAAGATAGCAGCCACGTTACCAGACAAGACAGTAAGAGATGTTGCCATGAGATGCCAATGGATGGCAGCG AGAAAAGAAGCTACAAGACGACGGAAACCTGAAGAACATTATCTTGGAAAAAAGATAAAAGATAGAAAG GATAAAATGGCTGAGCCGTCATCATGGGGTACCAATCCTCCTGTTCAGACTGAGATGAGATGTTCCTCTTCTATGCCTGCTAACGCCAAACACAATGGGTTTCTCTCTGCAG ACTCTCAAATTGATCATGGAATGCTAAATATATTGGAAGAAAATGCTAAGCTACTCAATCAAATAGAAGTAAATATTTTAACATCACAG GCCCATAACAATATTGAACTTTTCCATCACGCAAGAAGGAACATCAATGGTCTTTTACAAAG CATGAGCCAAATTCCCGGAATAATGAGCAAGATGCCCCCATTGCCTATTTCGGTGGATGAAAGGCTAGCTAGCTGCATACTCCCTCGTGCTCCTATG
- the LOC100276256 gene encoding uncharacterized protein LOC100276256 (The RefSeq protein has 5 substitutions compared to this genomic sequence) codes for MQMSTDPNHYGVFPHSFCNQHVVSFQTSSVTSVSGAIPVCLDTSSGMNGNMAMLNTTTSTIVSTGSPNMSAESSCPNLKYTAPLAVEWSYPELQLLNGGLNKYANEPGIMKYIKIAATLPDKTVRDVAMRCQWMAARKEATRRRKPEEHYLGKKIKDRKDKMAEPSSWGTNPPVQTEMRSSSSMPPNAKHNGFLSADSQIDHGMLNILEENAKLLNQIEVNILTSQAHNNIELFHHARRNINGLLQSMSQIPGIMSKMPPLPISVDERLASCILPRAPMAQVLGSSHLKEERRVW; via the exons ATGCAGATGTCAACAGATCCTAATCACTACGGGGTATTTCCACATTCATTCTGCAACCAACATGTGGTTTCATTTCAGACGAGTTCAGTTACTAGTGTATCAGGAGCCATACCAGTTTGTCTAGACACTTCCAGTGGAATGAATGGCAATATGGCGATGTTGAACACTACAACTTCAACGATTGTATCCACTGGTTCACCAAACATGAGTGCTGAGTTTTCTTGCCAGAACCTCAAGTATACTGCACCGTTGGCTGTGGAGTGGTCCTATCCGGAGCTGCAATTGTTGAATGATGGCCTCAACAA GTATGCAAATGAACCAGGAATCATGAAGTACATAAAGATAGCAGCCACGTTACCAGACAAGACAGTAAGAGATGTTGCCATGAGATGCCAATGGATGGCAGCG AGAAAAGAAGCTACAAGACGACGGAAACCTGAAGAACATTATCTTGGAAAAAAGATAAAAGATAGAAAG GATAAAATGGCTGAGCCGTCATCATGGGGTACCAATCCTCCTGTTCAGACTGAGATGAGATGTTCCTCTTCTATGCCTGCTAACGCCAAACACAATGGGTTTCTCTCTGCAG ACTCTCAAATTGATCATGGAATGCTAAATATATTGGAAGAAAATGCTAAGCTACTCAATCAAATAGAAGTAAATATTTTAACATCACAG GCCCATAACAATATTGAACTTTTCCATCACGCAAGAAGGAACATCAATGGTCTTTTACAAAG CATGAGCCAAATTCCCGGAATAATGAGCAAGATGCCCCCATTGCCTATTTCGGTGGATGAAAGGCTAGCTAGCTGCATACTCCCTCGTGCTCCTATG